The following proteins come from a genomic window of Pseudomonas putida:
- the motB gene encoding flagellar motor protein MotB translates to MENNQPIIIKRVKRYGGGHHGGAWKIAFADFATAMMAFFLVLWLLSTATPEQKIAIAGYFKDPIGFSESGTPYVIDLGGSPQLAPEKTINPEEKSEPTPDTSIQLDKDQVETMAEQVERERLELLLQELQNKVEENPQLQKFKDQILFEITQDGLRIQIMDAENRPMFDIGSARLQPYFEDILLAMADTIKAVPNKISVSGHTDAKPYSGSSEFGNWELSANRANAARRALVAGGYPDDQVARVVGYASSSLFDRKDPFNPVNRRIDIIVLTKKAQRNIEGEQGTSPAQPSQPAPPASAAPDASAAPAAQDAPMQPRELRQKLNIFEEGTLRMDEPNDQ, encoded by the coding sequence ATGGAAAACAATCAGCCGATAATCATCAAGCGCGTCAAGCGCTACGGTGGTGGCCACCATGGCGGCGCCTGGAAGATCGCTTTCGCTGACTTCGCCACGGCGATGATGGCGTTCTTCCTGGTGTTGTGGCTGCTGTCCACCGCCACGCCCGAGCAGAAGATCGCCATTGCCGGCTACTTCAAGGACCCGATCGGTTTCTCCGAGAGCGGTACGCCTTATGTGATCGACCTTGGCGGCTCGCCCCAGCTTGCGCCGGAAAAGACCATCAACCCGGAAGAGAAGTCCGAGCCTACGCCCGATACCAGCATCCAGTTGGACAAGGACCAGGTCGAGACCATGGCTGAACAGGTTGAGCGAGAACGCCTCGAACTGCTGTTGCAGGAGCTGCAGAACAAGGTCGAGGAAAACCCGCAGCTGCAGAAGTTCAAGGACCAGATTCTCTTCGAGATCACTCAGGACGGCTTGCGCATCCAGATCATGGATGCCGAGAACCGGCCGATGTTCGACATCGGTAGCGCCCGCCTGCAGCCGTATTTCGAGGACATTCTGCTGGCTATGGCCGACACCATCAAGGCGGTGCCGAACAAGATCAGTGTCAGTGGCCACACCGATGCCAAGCCTTATTCGGGCAGCAGCGAGTTCGGCAACTGGGAGCTGTCGGCCAATCGCGCCAATGCCGCACGGCGTGCGCTGGTTGCCGGTGGCTATCCGGATGACCAGGTCGCGCGGGTGGTGGGTTATGCCTCGTCTTCGCTGTTCGATCGCAAAGACCCGTTCAACCCGGTAAACCGCCGTATCGACATCATCGTCCTGACCAAGAAGGCCCAGCGCAACATTGAGGGTGAGCAGGGTACGTCGCCTGCACAGCCAAGCCAGCCAGCGCCGCCTGCCAGCGCGGCGCCTGATGCTTCGGCGGCACCTGCTGCGCAGGATGCACCGATGCAGCCGCGTGAACTGCGCCAGAAGCTGAACATCTTCGAGGAAGGCACCTTGAGGATGGACGAGCCCAACGACCAGTGA
- the motA gene encoding flagellar motor stator protein MotA, with product MAKIIGIIVVFASVLGGYVLSHGKIAALIQPFEVLIIGGAAFGAFMQANPGYMTMHVIKKSLKMFGTRFTHTFYLEVLGLVYEILNKSRREGMMAIESDIEDAAASPIFAKYPAVLGDERMTAFICDYLRIMSTGNMAPHELEGLFDMELLSMKEELEHPSHAVNGIADGMPGFGIVAAVLGIVVTMASLGEGDQASIGLHVGAALVGTFFGILAAYGFFGPLAKCLEHDAKEELNLYESIKASLVASASGMPPSLAVEFGRKVLYPKHRPSFAELEQAVRGR from the coding sequence ATGGCTAAAATTATCGGCATCATCGTCGTATTCGCGAGCGTGCTCGGCGGATATGTGCTCTCCCACGGCAAGATCGCGGCACTGATCCAGCCGTTCGAAGTGCTGATCATCGGCGGTGCAGCCTTTGGCGCCTTCATGCAGGCCAACCCCGGTTACATGACCATGCATGTAATCAAGAAGTCGCTGAAAATGTTCGGCACGCGCTTTACCCATACTTTCTACCTGGAAGTGCTGGGCCTGGTGTACGAAATCCTCAACAAGAGTCGTCGCGAAGGCATGATGGCGATCGAGAGCGATATCGAAGACGCCGCAGCCAGCCCGATCTTTGCCAAATACCCAGCGGTGCTGGGTGATGAACGCATGACTGCCTTCATCTGCGACTACCTGCGCATCATGTCCACCGGCAACATGGCACCCCACGAGCTCGAAGGCTTGTTCGACATGGAGCTGCTCAGCATGAAGGAAGAGCTCGAGCACCCGTCGCACGCGGTCAACGGCATTGCCGACGGCATGCCCGGTTTCGGTATCGTCGCTGCGGTACTGGGCATCGTGGTGACCATGGCGTCGCTGGGTGAAGGCGACCAGGCTTCGATCGGCCTGCACGTCGGCGCAGCTCTGGTCGGTACCTTCTTCGGTATCCTTGCAGCCTATGGTTTCTTCGGCCCGCTGGCCAAGTGCCTGGAGCACGATGCCAAGGAAGAGCTCAACCTTTATGAGTCGATCAAGGCTTCGCTGGTCGCTTCCGCCTCTGGCATGCCACCTTCGCTGGCCGTTGAATTCGGACGCAAGGTGCTTTATCCGAAGCATCGCCCGAGCTTTGCCGAGCTGGAACAAGCAGTTCGCGGTCGCTGA
- a CDS encoding HDOD domain-containing protein, whose protein sequence is MPMESKVPTQNPRTLEAWVKLLDGIRVPVPKQSYDRVMSAINDSRRSLRDIAELMQDSPALVLSVMREANHPANASQAEPAESLEIALNRLGLARSRELLTRLPALPDDDIPPVLRQFLLISQHASQQASGLFASRLARLWQEIHWGSLLFLSPLWPMALAYPKLLDAWELRVIHKGEEAQEVELELFGVRILALCQAMAEHWRLSQWVTQGYRMLLEEREQLGQILSIARDEDLLSQQHRLDEAPALSRWFNQPANTVLLANNLALAAQVGWDNPHLLRWQLLTALYLQTSLEDVQQQVHQQAAASARRHAKHALFHPAEALIWPWEQRRPHPDMLTPPPPSSEALGHWRKLCQELLAQPSPFTNAVHLATQAREALLACGMQRIMLLTLDRASDYLRVQQTAGLPKEAAAIALPVTQSKLLQKLVGQAAQLRLSPDNHAQFAALLPPPLRAFFRSEHLLLRSLAVNNQVLMLAVADQGGKPLADVSVQAFGKTAQCIERALAVFANRNA, encoded by the coding sequence ATGCCAATGGAATCCAAGGTGCCCACTCAGAATCCGCGTACGCTAGAGGCCTGGGTAAAGCTGCTTGACGGTATTCGTGTACCGGTGCCGAAGCAGAGTTACGACCGGGTCATGAGCGCTATCAACGATAGCCGCCGTTCGCTTCGCGATATCGCCGAACTGATGCAGGACAGCCCGGCCCTGGTGCTGTCGGTGATGCGCGAGGCCAATCATCCCGCCAACGCCAGCCAGGCAGAGCCCGCCGAAAGCCTGGAAATCGCCCTCAACAGGCTGGGCCTGGCGCGCAGCAGGGAGTTGCTTACCCGCCTGCCAGCGCTGCCGGACGACGACATACCGCCGGTACTGCGGCAGTTCCTGCTGATCAGCCAGCATGCTTCGCAGCAAGCCAGCGGCCTGTTCGCCAGCCGCCTTGCGCGCCTGTGGCAGGAAATTCACTGGGGTAGCCTGCTGTTCCTTTCGCCACTATGGCCGATGGCCCTGGCCTACCCCAAGCTGCTGGATGCGTGGGAACTGCGGGTTATCCACAAGGGCGAAGAGGCGCAAGAGGTCGAGCTCGAGCTGTTTGGCGTGCGCATCCTGGCACTGTGCCAAGCCATGGCTGAACACTGGCGCCTGTCGCAATGGGTAACCCAGGGTTACCGCATGCTGCTCGAAGAGCGTGAGCAGCTGGGGCAGATACTGAGCATCGCACGCGACGAGGACCTGCTCAGCCAACAGCACCGCCTGGACGAGGCGCCGGCACTGAGCCGCTGGTTCAACCAGCCGGCCAATACCGTGCTGCTGGCCAACAACCTGGCCCTTGCGGCACAGGTTGGCTGGGACAACCCGCACCTGCTGCGCTGGCAACTGCTCACCGCACTGTACCTGCAAACCTCACTGGAGGACGTGCAACAGCAAGTTCACCAGCAGGCCGCCGCCAGTGCCCGCCGGCACGCCAAGCATGCCTTGTTCCACCCTGCCGAGGCCTTGATCTGGCCTTGGGAACAGCGTCGCCCGCACCCGGACATGCTGACGCCACCACCGCCTTCCAGCGAGGCGCTCGGCCATTGGCGCAAGCTGTGCCAGGAGCTGCTGGCACAGCCCAGCCCGTTCACCAATGCCGTGCATCTGGCTACCCAGGCCCGCGAAGCACTGTTGGCCTGCGGCATGCAGCGCATCATGCTGCTGACCCTGGACAGGGCCAGTGATTACCTGCGCGTACAACAGACTGCCGGCTTGCCCAAGGAGGCTGCAGCAATCGCCTTGCCCGTAACGCAGAGCAAGCTGTTGCAGAAACTGGTCGGGCAGGCTGCACAGTTGCGCCTGTCGCCAGACAACCATGCCCAGTTCGCGGCACTGCTGCCACCCCCATTGCGCGCGTTCTTCCGTAGCGAACACCTGTTGCTGCGCTCGCTGGCAGTCAACAACCAGGTACTGATGCTGGCGGTGGCCGACCAAGGCGGCAAACCGCTGGCCGATGTCAGTGTCCAGGCGTTCGGCAAAACCGCGCAATGTATCGAGCGCGCCCTTGCGGTGTTTGCCAACCGCAATGCCTGA
- a CDS encoding rhodanese-like domain-containing protein: MTDFAGLPLVIEPADLLARLASPQLILVDLSSANRYVSGHIPGARFVEGKRTQLGLPPAPGLLPAIGDLEKLFGELGHRDDAVYVVYDDEGGGWAGRFIWLLDVIGHKACHYLNGGIQAWPADKLSTEAPAPATAPVRLQLHSEPTATREYLQSRLGADDLVIWDARAPQEFSGEKVLAAKGGHIPGAINFEWTAGMDLNDHLRIRQDIAQVLQQLGITPDKEVITHCQSHRRSGFTYLVAKALGYPRVKAYAGSWSEWGNHPDTPVEV, encoded by the coding sequence ATGACTGATTTTGCCGGACTACCGCTGGTGATCGAGCCTGCGGACCTGCTTGCGCGCCTGGCTTCCCCCCAGCTGATCCTGGTCGACCTGAGCAGCGCCAACCGCTATGTCAGCGGTCATATCCCGGGCGCCCGCTTTGTCGAAGGCAAGCGCACCCAACTGGGCCTGCCGCCCGCGCCGGGGCTTTTGCCGGCTATTGGCGACCTGGAAAAACTGTTCGGCGAACTCGGCCACCGGGATGATGCGGTCTACGTGGTGTACGACGATGAGGGTGGCGGCTGGGCCGGGCGCTTCATCTGGCTGCTCGACGTCATCGGCCACAAGGCCTGCCATTACCTCAATGGCGGCATCCAGGCCTGGCCGGCGGACAAGCTCTCGACGGAGGCACCCGCGCCCGCCACCGCACCGGTACGCCTGCAATTGCACAGCGAACCGACGGCCACTCGCGAATACCTGCAAAGCCGCCTGGGCGCCGATGACCTGGTGATCTGGGATGCCCGCGCCCCGCAAGAATTCTCCGGTGAAAAGGTCCTGGCAGCCAAAGGTGGCCATATACCCGGCGCGATCAACTTCGAGTGGACGGCGGGCATGGACCTCAACGACCACCTGCGCATCCGCCAGGACATCGCCCAAGTCCTCCAGCAACTGGGCATCACCCCCGACAAGGAGGTGATCACCCATTGCCAGTCCCACCGCCGCTCCGGTTTTACTTACCTGGTGGCCAAAGCCCTAGGCTACCCACGCGTCAAGGCCTATGCCGGCTCGTGGAGCGAATGGGGCAACCATCCGGACACGCCTGTAGAAGTTTAA
- the asd gene encoding archaetidylserine decarboxylase (Phosphatidylserine decarboxylase is synthesized as a single chain precursor. Generation of the pyruvoyl active site from a Ser is coupled to cleavage of a Gly-Ser bond between the larger (beta) and smaller (alpha chains). It is an integral membrane protein.) produces the protein MKSRLFIISQYLLPHHLLSRLAGCVAECRARWFKNAFTAWFAKRYQVNMNEALVEDLTAYEHFNAFFTRALKPDARPLDETPGAILCPADGAVSQLGPIEHGRIFQAKGHSFSALELLGGDPALAAPFMGGEFATIYLSPKDYHRVHMPLAGTLREMVYVPGRLFSVNQTTAENVPELFARNERVVCLFDTERGPMAVVLVGAMIVASIETVWAGLVTPPKRELKTFRYDEGSRAPIHLEKGAELGRFKLGSTAIVLFGPEQVKWAETLGAGSATRMGELLAVPVQA, from the coding sequence ATGAAATCCCGTCTGTTCATCATCAGCCAGTACCTGCTGCCGCACCATCTGCTGTCGCGGCTCGCCGGCTGCGTCGCCGAGTGCCGCGCACGCTGGTTCAAGAATGCCTTCACCGCCTGGTTCGCCAAGCGCTACCAGGTGAACATGAACGAGGCACTGGTCGAAGACCTCACCGCCTACGAACACTTCAATGCATTCTTCACCCGTGCCCTCAAGCCAGATGCACGCCCGCTCGACGAAACCCCGGGGGCAATCCTCTGTCCGGCTGATGGCGCTGTAAGCCAGCTGGGGCCGATCGAGCACGGCCGCATCTTCCAGGCAAAGGGCCACAGTTTCAGCGCTCTGGAGCTGCTCGGCGGCGACCCGGCGCTGGCCGCCCCGTTCATGGGCGGTGAGTTCGCTACCATCTACCTGTCGCCAAAGGACTACCATCGCGTGCACATGCCGCTGGCCGGTACCTTGCGCGAAATGGTCTATGTGCCGGGTCGCCTGTTCTCGGTCAACCAGACCACCGCAGAAAACGTCCCCGAGCTGTTTGCCCGCAACGAGCGTGTAGTGTGTCTGTTCGACACCGAGCGCGGGCCAATGGCCGTCGTGCTGGTGGGGGCGATGATCGTTGCCTCGATCGAGACCGTATGGGCCGGCCTGGTTACCCCGCCCAAACGCGAACTCAAGACCTTCCGCTATGACGAAGGCAGCCGTGCGCCGATCCATCTGGAGAAGGGTGCGGAACTGGGCCGCTTCAAGCTGGGCTCCACAGCTATCGTGCTGTTTGGGCCGGAGCAGGTGAAGTGGGCTGAAACCCTGGGTGCCGGTTCGGCAACGCGCATGGGTGAGCTGTTGGCAGTTCCCGTGCAGGCTTGA
- the serB gene encoding phosphoserine phosphatase SerB codes for MREIVLINITGEDRPGLTAAITGVLLQGGVNILDIGLAVMHGTLSFGILVDIPDNEVATSLLQSVQSKAHELNLQARYTPISESDYQHWADGQGEARYIATVLSRKITPEQLQRVSAVISEYGLTIERIERLSARVALGAQSEKGKAALEISVRGEPSDAQALRADFFALSEALNIDIAFQKDDLFRRNRRLAVFDMDSTLIEAEVIDELAKAAGVGEQVAAITERAMRGELDFRASFKERMALLKGLDVGVLDQIGASLRLTEGAENLFAELKRMGYKTAILSGGFTYFAKQVQARLGIDYVFANELEVVDGKVTGVAVEPIVDAQRKAELLQQLASEEGLQLEQTIAVGDGANDLPMLSLAGLGVAFRAKPLVRQSAKQAISTLGLDGVLYLLGLRDRDARG; via the coding sequence GTGCGCGAAATCGTTCTGATCAACATCACCGGTGAGGACCGTCCGGGTCTCACTGCCGCCATCACCGGCGTCCTGCTCCAGGGCGGTGTGAACATTCTCGACATCGGCCTGGCTGTCATGCACGGCACCCTGTCGTTCGGCATTCTGGTCGATATTCCGGACAACGAAGTGGCCACCAGCCTGTTGCAGAGCGTGCAGTCCAAAGCCCATGAGCTGAACCTGCAGGCCCGCTACACGCCGATTTCCGAGTCTGACTACCAGCACTGGGCCGATGGCCAGGGCGAGGCCCGCTACATCGCTACGGTCCTCAGCCGCAAGATCACCCCGGAGCAACTGCAGCGTGTCAGCGCGGTCATCAGCGAGTACGGCCTGACCATCGAGCGTATTGAGCGTTTGTCTGCGCGTGTTGCGCTGGGCGCGCAGAGTGAAAAGGGCAAAGCTGCTCTGGAAATTTCCGTGCGCGGCGAGCCAAGCGATGCCCAGGCACTGCGTGCCGACTTCTTTGCATTGTCCGAAGCGCTGAATATCGATATCGCCTTCCAGAAGGATGATCTGTTCCGTCGCAACCGCCGCCTGGCAGTGTTTGACATGGATTCGACCCTGATCGAGGCCGAAGTCATCGACGAGCTGGCCAAGGCTGCAGGTGTCGGTGAGCAGGTGGCGGCGATAACCGAACGGGCAATGCGCGGCGAACTGGACTTTCGCGCCAGCTTCAAGGAGCGCATGGCGCTGCTTAAAGGCCTGGATGTTGGTGTGCTGGACCAGATCGGTGCTTCACTGCGCCTCACCGAAGGTGCCGAGAACCTGTTCGCCGAGCTCAAGCGTATGGGCTACAAAACCGCGATCCTCTCGGGTGGCTTCACCTATTTTGCCAAGCAGGTGCAGGCGCGCCTGGGCATCGATTATGTGTTCGCCAACGAGCTGGAAGTGGTTGATGGCAAGGTGACCGGCGTGGCAGTCGAGCCCATCGTCGATGCCCAGCGCAAGGCAGAGCTGCTGCAGCAGTTGGCGAGCGAAGAGGGCCTGCAACTGGAGCAGACCATTGCCGTAGGTGACGGTGCCAACGACCTGCCGATGCTGTCGCTGGCCGGCCTGGGCGTCGCCTTCCGCGCCAAGCCACTTGTGCGTCAGTCGGCCAAGCAGGCCATTTCGACCCTGGGGCTGGACGGCGTGCTCTATCTGCTGGGGCTGCGCGACCGCGACGCGCGGGGCTGA
- a CDS encoding AhpA/YtjB family protein has protein sequence MNRPTPVKPDNFFLMIFRALRQRRVPLALRIASTNIFLVALALVIYACVMGLQFKQAMHEQADALGQSLTTQTATSATELLVSNDILSLNVLLGNLVKNPLVAHAAIYSVDNRILAEAGQRPRNSLLGEAEGLYQTKITFQDVTAGQLRISLDMSQFQQPMLISLQSMGILAAILLALALSLSLRQGRHITLPLLQLRVWLRDPHPYTPAIDRQDEIGDIARQLHARLAPPPPPEPEPEEYEDEDDFDDLHDAPAPVKAAPRAKAAAQVDDEDDDEAFAGLLDHEESAPKAAVVESDEPQSTAVLAVQLGSQEQLRRLPRTRLTELLERYRDCLEQAASLYDGETHTLNDGSTLVLFHSRDCGEDYLTNAICCGELLRALGHALQIEVADSGITLQLQLGLALGDDLQGLEQVDLLMTEKAQDALALSQHSRNLLLVERQISDDSLIRQRARIRPIASPEGACCVERLMEPYPSMLERQLARMHERRA, from the coding sequence GTGAACCGGCCCACGCCCGTCAAACCAGACAATTTCTTCCTCATGATCTTCCGTGCCCTGCGCCAACGTCGCGTTCCCCTGGCACTGCGCATCGCCAGCACCAACATTTTCTTGGTGGCGCTGGCGCTGGTGATCTATGCCTGCGTGATGGGTCTGCAGTTCAAGCAGGCCATGCACGAGCAGGCTGACGCCCTTGGCCAGAGCCTGACCACCCAGACAGCCACATCAGCGACCGAGCTGCTGGTGTCCAACGACATCCTCAGCCTCAACGTGCTGCTGGGCAATTTGGTGAAGAACCCGCTGGTGGCCCACGCGGCTATCTATAGCGTGGATAACCGCATCCTGGCAGAAGCCGGGCAGCGCCCACGCAACAGCCTGCTGGGTGAGGCCGAAGGCCTGTACCAGACCAAGATCACCTTCCAGGACGTAACGGCCGGGCAGCTGCGCATCAGCCTGGACATGAGCCAGTTCCAACAGCCGATGCTGATCAGCCTGCAGAGCATGGGCATCCTGGCCGCGATCCTGCTGGCCCTGGCACTGAGTCTGAGCCTGCGCCAAGGCCGCCACATCACCCTGCCGCTGCTACAACTGCGCGTATGGCTGCGTGACCCGCACCCCTACACCCCGGCAATCGATCGTCAGGATGAGATCGGCGATATTGCCCGTCAGTTGCATGCCCGCCTGGCCCCACCGCCGCCTCCAGAGCCGGAGCCGGAGGAATACGAAGATGAAGACGACTTCGACGACCTGCACGATGCCCCTGCGCCGGTCAAAGCCGCGCCACGGGCCAAGGCTGCCGCCCAAGTAGACGATGAAGACGACGATGAAGCCTTTGCCGGCCTGCTGGACCATGAAGAAAGCGCGCCGAAGGCAGCCGTAGTCGAATCCGACGAGCCGCAGAGCACTGCGGTGCTGGCCGTTCAGCTGGGCTCGCAGGAGCAACTGCGCCGGCTGCCACGCACCCGCCTGACCGAGCTGCTGGAACGCTACCGCGACTGCCTGGAGCAGGCCGCGTCGCTGTACGATGGCGAGACCCACACGCTCAACGACGGTAGCACTCTGGTGCTGTTCCACAGCCGCGACTGCGGCGAGGATTACCTGACTAACGCAATCTGCTGCGGCGAGCTGCTGCGCGCACTCGGCCACGCCCTGCAGATCGAGGTAGCCGACAGTGGCATCACCTTGCAACTGCAACTGGGCCTGGCCTTGGGTGATGACCTGCAGGGGCTGGAACAGGTAGACCTGCTAATGACCGAAAAAGCCCAGGACGCCCTGGCTCTCTCCCAGCACAGCCGTAACCTGCTGCTGGTGGAGCGGCAGATCAGTGATGACTCGCTGATTCGCCAGCGTGCGCGGATTCGTCCGATTGCCAGCCCTGAAGGCGCCTGCTGTGTCGAGCGCTTGATGGAGCCTTACCCCTCGATGCTGGAGCGACAGTTGGCGCGGATGCACGAGCGCAGGGCCTGA
- a CDS encoding PqiC family protein: protein MKFLRLPFALLMTGLLGLGGCSMHQPVALYQLDSGDPGQPSQSAGMAVVLGPVSVADYLQRETFLQRQADGSLSSATDGRWAGSLSADIDQLLVRQLAWRLDSQRVVLAPASSGFSPDVQVLLSITRLDSGKNQPAILDAQWRLLDRRGNVRDNRIVHLEQPHEGSESSQVQAQGQLLQKLAEQLSAAVKPLANQPAIAEESRKKPAAPVQVKKTPEKSKIPMASPIRTDMEVYRF from the coding sequence ATGAAATTTCTGCGCCTTCCATTTGCGCTGTTGATGACGGGCCTGCTGGGGCTGGGCGGATGCAGCATGCATCAGCCGGTTGCCCTGTATCAGCTCGACAGCGGTGATCCTGGCCAGCCCTCGCAGAGTGCGGGCATGGCCGTGGTGCTCGGCCCAGTGTCGGTCGCCGATTACCTGCAGCGCGAAACCTTTTTGCAGCGCCAGGCTGATGGCAGCTTGAGTTCGGCGACGGATGGTCGTTGGGCCGGTAGCCTGTCGGCAGACATCGACCAACTGTTGGTGCGTCAGCTGGCCTGGCGCCTGGACAGCCAACGGGTGGTTCTGGCACCGGCCAGCAGTGGCTTCTCGCCTGACGTACAGGTCTTGCTGTCTATCACCCGTCTGGACTCGGGCAAGAACCAGCCAGCTATCCTCGACGCCCAATGGCGTTTACTGGACCGTCGCGGCAATGTGCGCGACAACCGTATCGTTCACCTCGAGCAGCCGCACGAAGGTAGCGAGTCGTCGCAGGTGCAGGCTCAGGGGCAGTTGTTGCAGAAGCTGGCAGAGCAGTTGAGCGCTGCCGTAAAACCCTTGGCCAACCAGCCAGCGATTGCTGAAGAGTCGCGCAAGAAACCTGCAGCACCGGTTCAGGTCAAGAAGACACCGGAGAAGTCGAAGATCCCCATGGCTTCGCCTATTCGGACCGATATGGAAGTTTATCGGTTCTGA